TAAAGGGACCGGCCTCGGACTGGCCACTGTTTACGGAATCGTTAAACAGAGTCGTGGATACATCGACGTCACAAGCGAACCGGGGAAGGGTTCACGATTTACCGTGTTCCTGCCCGGCGTGGGAGAACCCGTCGTCGAGGCCAATATTTCGCGATCCGACATGGAAACCTGCGTCGCGCATGAAACAATCTTGGTGGTTGAAGACGATGAAGGCATTCGAAGGTTGATTACGACCATCCTACAGGATCAAGGCTATAGCGTCCTAGCCGCAGGAGATGGGATAGAAGCCCTCCAAAAACTACAAATGTGCAAGGGGCCCTGTCACCTTCTTATCGCCGATGTCATCATGCCTCGGATGAAGAGTTCCGTTTTTCTTGAGGCCGTGAAGGCGATGCGGCCAGAAACCCGAGTTCTTCATATGTCCGGCTATGCTGGGGATACCCTCCAAGCCAATGGAGTAACAAGTGACTCGCCGTTCCTCCAGAAACCGTTCCTCCCGGGAACGCTCATAGAAAAAGTCCGTGAATTGCTGCAGGTTCCTGCGTCACGCTGATTCAAGATCGCTTATCCGCGGGAAATAGCTCCTAGCGCTCCATCCTAAACCAGAGCAAATGAATGATACGAGCCGCGGATTCACCTGCGAGTGCTTGCCCGCTGACTGCCCGCTTAATTGCAAGAGTCTTCGGCCAGAAATGGTAAGTATTAAAAACTAGCTAGTTATTCGATTCCGACGAAACAACTCTTCAAGTAGCTGATTCTTCAGCAGTCTTCAATAAGTGCTCTTTTGTACAGTCCATTTCTTGTCGGCGGGCGACACAAAATGTAGTTAAAGTAACCCGCCAGTCTCTGAAATCATCCCGTAAGCACCTGAAATATTTTGCCCTCCACTCCATGTCACCGGCATAGGGTTTGCGGTTAAAGAGCGGTGGTCAGACGAGCGACAAAGGGGGCATTCCTGATTCCGGTTTTGCCCCATCGTCATCTCAATCTCTGACCAGTAAGGAGCTTCTCGCATGATGAGCAATATTCAACATCACAACGAGAGGTGTGTCATGAAGACTATTTCTAGTGTGTTCCTCGCAAGTCTTTTACTATGCGGGCTTACGGTCGTACCAAGTCTCGCTCTGGCGGCGGGAAGCGCGCCGAATCAGGATCAGGGCGGACAGCACCGCTTGCTGAATGCCGACCTGAGAGCCAAGCTCGAACGCATACAAGATAAACTGATGGAGGAGCGTGAGCATCATCACCACTCAAGCCCCATGGAATCGCTGCAAGCTGACGTCGCAAGCTTGAAGAGCCAACTGGGGACGCTCGCCAGCAATGAAGCTTCGTTACTGTCTCAGCTCAACACTGCGAATAGCCAGATCGCCCTCCTTACCTCACAGATTGCTGCTCTTCAAACGGGCGGAGGAGGCGGAGGTACGACTAATCCTACGCTTACGGCACTGGCCAAGTATGTAACAGTCGATCCGAGTACGATCAACGGAGTGAAAGGACCACACGTGATTTTCTCCGGTGTCAACCTCCACGTAAGGAGTGGATCCGGCTCGACGGGAGATAATGGAACCCCGACAGGACTGGGAAACCTAATTGTTGGTTATAATGAAGGCCCCGCTCTTCTTGCTGATCCAAGTAATTCGGGCGTCGGCCGAACTGGCTCACACAATATCGTGGGGGGACAATTCAACGGATTCACCTCCACTGGCGGGATGGTGTTTGGGAGCGGGAACTGGACCCAAGCTTTGTTTTCCTCAGTACTCGGTGGAGAAATGAATCAGGTGCAGGGCCTAAACTCAACCTTACTTGGGGGAATGCACAACACCATCAGTGGGTCAGACCAAATATTTCCTCCAAGTCCTTAAGAGCCCCAACACGATGGTCGTCTGATCCCCTGCGCGCGTACAGGGGATCAGACGCTGGGAGCTTGGGTCGCTCACTCAACAGGTCTGAAACTTCTACAAGCCGAATTGAGAAGCGGATTACAGTGCATTGTAGTGGAGAGGATTCGACGCGAATTCGTGGTTGACTCCGAAAGTTGACTAAGCCTTTCTCGTGGACTCTTCCTGGACCCTTTCAAAAACCTCGTTATCCCAACGATCTCGTTCAGATCATGACCGGAGCGGAGCGGAGATAATCCGCTCCGCTCCACTTCGATATTTGATTATAACCCGCGCAGAAAGTTCAGCACGTTCTGTTTGTCGATCTCACTCAGCCTGTTGAATTGTGCAATGACGAGATTGGCTTCTGAGGGGCCATACTGATTACTTGCCCCGCTCGCATGGGCCTGAATCGCTTGGAGCAGATCCCTGGTTCGTCCATCGTGCAAGAAAAAGATTCTCTTCCCAAGACCCCACAAGGGAGCCGTGCGGAATTCATCACCGCGTGCATTACCCTGGTTGACGTCGTCGGCTAAACCAGGCCCCATGTTATGCAGCATCAAGTCTGAGTAAAGGTTTGCATCCTTGTCGCGCAATGCTCCAACGACAGCCTGCTTGCTCGTATGCAGTGTTGGCGTGTGGCAGAGAGCGCACCCGACGTCGCTAAAAACCTTCCGGCCATGCACGATAGATGGAGTATCCGGCACTGGCGTGGGGGGCGCGAGAAATCGCATGAAACCAGCAAACTTCACGATGTCACTAGGAACATCGATGGGACTCGCGGCGTCGAAATTGGTCGAATCCTCCGGTGTCTGATTAAACTGGCAGTTTGGCGTCTCATCCCGTTCTTGCGGGAATATCTCGTTCGTCACTCCCTGTTCGACGTTGTACGCTTCAGCAGCAAAGAGTTCGAGTGATTTGTTCTGTGCCTTCCACCCAAATCGCGTGATCGTACCATCGTTGCCGCTCGTATTAGGTCGTCCGCTCGTATTGGGACGGCCCCGAATACCGAAGGACTGCTTTGTAGCGGCGTTAGTCTGCATGTTGGCGAGGATCGTGTCGTCATCGATCGCCTCGATCAATCCGGCGCCGAAGGTCGGAGTGGGAATCCTGAATACCAGGTTCTGGTGTGCTGCCGCTCCTAGAAAGTCAGGCTGAGCTAAGAAACACCCTGGTGCATCGTTCCGACCGCTGATCGTGAAGAGATCATGCACTCCGCCATCAGGAGTGCCATCCGGATTGTACTTGAACCGCGCCTCACGAATCGGTCCATCCTTCGTGATGAAGGGCGGAATGGTGTTGTTCGCGCTCTCTTTTTTTGCTACCGCGACTTGTGGGTTGAGGAAAGGACTGGTTCCGCCGACATCCGGCTGCGCGTGACAACCGCTGCAGCTATCCAAGTTGAAACGCGGTCCGAGACCAGGATCCGTGGATGGTATCGTACCTTGGACAGAGTCAGTCTCCTGGAATGTCTGGCGATCTGCACTAAATAATTGCTGTTCAAGCGGAGTCAGTCCCTGAATCATCCCTCCGGCACCAGCCGAGCCAGAGCGAACACCTGGGTCACTCGCCGTGAATCGGCCGATTTGCGACTGAACGTCTTCTGAAAACACACCGGTGATGACTATGAAGAGAGCCAGCACGGGAAGCATAGGAGCGTAGCGTGTGGTGTTCATGCACGGAGTCATAGAGACCTCCTTATAATTTTAGGTTGTCGACGCACTCGACAATTGGATCTCTATGACGAGAGGTGAGCATAAGCCGTGCCCTGTCGGCTCTGACCTGCTCTGATGGTGCTAAACGCTTGCGTATCTGTGACTTGGAAAGATTAGGACAAAAAGCGTCCGCGGCGTGGTTGGAGAAAGCGTCGGCAGCGACCTACAGAATGAACATCAATTCATTAGAACAGGCCTCCGTCCTCAAATAGTGTTCACTGATTATTTTGAAGGTAACGCGCACGCGCTCACGAGTGAGGCAGGGAACCGTTGGACAAGCCGAGAATTAGGTGAGCGAACTGCTTACTCCGAATACTCGAATGTCAGATCGCGGGTCTGAACGAGACGAACCTTTTCGAGTTGACCTCCCGGGATGGAGTTGGTGAGACGATCCCAGACTGCTTTCGCGAGTGATTCGCCGGTAATTTCTTGGGCGCCGAGCACACGTCGTAAATCCTGCCCTTCGAATGCCTCTCCAATCTTTTCCCGAATTAACCGATCGAGCAGACCGATGTCGGTCACCATGCCGGTAATGGGGTCAATCCGTCCGAGGACTGTGACGAAGCAATCCCACGTGTGGCCTTGATTCCCTTTATGGACCGAGGTGAATGAAGAGCGCCTTGTGATGCTGGCGACCTCAAGCCCCCCCGCCGCGGTCACCTCCGCATAGAGATCCTCGTCTTCATACAGGCGAACGGCGTGCAGCCTACCGATGTCTGTCTGCATTTCCAGTTTGGCCCAAAGCACCCTGGCAAGATTCTCTGACGTAGGAATCTGATCTTTAAAATAGGGCATATCGAGGTTCAAATTCTTGTGATCAAACTCCTCGATGATTGACAGCAACACGCGTTTCAGATCGAAGAGATTGATGACCATCCCTGTATGCTGGTCCACCTCACCGGCGACCGTCACCTCTAACATGTAATTGTGACCGTGCGCCGGCGGGTTGTAGCAGGGGCCGAACGCGGCACGGTTTTTGGCTTCGTCCCATTCTGGCTTGATATAGCGGTGCGCCGCGGCAAATTCGATACGTTTGGTCAGCAGAACCGGCGGCATGTTATTTTCCCTCCAAATCGATGAGCCATTCTTGGCGCATTTCCCATGGAACAACTGTCGCTTCGTGATAGGTGGCATGATCGATCGAGAGGGTAACCGGCACTTCTCGCCGTCCGAGTGTCGCTATCAACGCCGCGGACGGTCTGAACCGCACAAAATGTACGGCGCTGATCTTGGTCTCGTGGCTATGGCCGCGTTCGAATTCACCGTAGACACTCTCCTGCCCCGCACGGATTGCAACCTTTTGACCGTGGTCGAGTCCCATAAAGAGGTCCAGCCACCGTTTCACGCTCTCCTGGTCGACGATTTCAATCAACAGGGTCGCACTCAACTCGCCCAGCATCGGGAGCAGCGCATTATAAACGTCCAGTTCATCACGCACTTTGACTGGGTCGATGATCCGCTCGACACGGATCATTTCCTGAATCTGGAACTGAAGCGTGTCTCGGTTTTCAAAGACCAATGTAATGAGTGGCCCCACAGAAATCCGCCTTCGCTTTTTCAATTCGATGATGCGGGACCGAAACTCCTCCCGTTGCCGCTCATAGTCCAAATTGGGAATCAGGTCCTCTTGCGTCAACATCTTCATGACGAAAGTCCATAGGCATCGCGAACGATTTGGATTGGGTGCTGGGTTACCCGTCCACCGGTGTGGACCATAGCCCCGGCCTGGTCAAGCTGGACACCTGCCAAGGGGCAGTCCGATGCGACGAGAGTTGCCGGAGCTTGTTCTATCGCCCGCACCGCCTTCTTCGCAATCGTCATCGACAGGGGGAAAAACTCCCTCTTGGCACTCCAGGACCCATCATGTCCTGAACATTTCTCAATGACGTCAACCTGAGCGCCGGCCGTCTCCATGAGCTCTTTCGATTTGAAGCCGATGTTTTGATCCCGGAGGTGGCACGGGACCTGATATGCAACTCGCCCAGGCGGTTTCTGAAAATCAGTCGCCAAGGCACCCTCTCGTTTTAACCTCATGAGATACTCGCAGATGTCGAACGTCCGCTCAGCCATTTTCCTAACAGCAGCGCCGCCAACGATTTCAGGATACTCCCGCTTCCACATCAAACTGCAGCTGGGAACCGGCACGACGATGTCGTACCCTTGATCAACCCACGGCAGAAAGGACGCAGCGTTGGCCACAGCCGCTCGCTGAATTGCCGCCGTATCACCGATGTCGAAAAACGGCATCCCGCAGCAACGCTGTTCCGGCACAACCACATGGACTCCGTTCTTCTCCAAGACCTGCACAGTCGCCTTTCCCACATCCGTTGCCTGATAATTCACCAGGCAACTTGCAAACAATGCCACCTTCCGTGCCGCTGAGGCTGGCACAGCGGCGCCGTTTCGTCTGTCCCACCAACGGGCGAAGGTTTCCGATGAAAAAGACAGCACGTGCCGATCCCGATGGACCCCGACAAGAAACTGGACCAGCCACCGAATGATCTTCAATTCGAGTGTCCAGTTGACGACGGGTGCGAGGACACTAGCGGCCGTGCCCATCAGATCAGTCTTAATGAGTAAGCGATCACGCCAGCGTACACCCCTCGTTCCGGCGAGATGCTTTTTCCATGCGATCATTAAGCGGGGGAAATCGAGGGCATACTGATGCGGGGGCGTATAGGGACAATGGTTGTAGCAGAGTTTGCAGTAATAACACTCGTCGACAATCCGATGAAGCTCGGCGGGCGCAAGCTTCGCGACATGGCCCTCATAGCGGTCGATCCCGTCGAGGAGCGTGGTGAACGAGGGACAGAGGTTAAAGCACCGGCGGCAGCTGTCGCAGATTTCATAAATACGGAGGGTCTCTTTTTCGAGTCGTGCAGGATCGATCGGATGGATCAGAGTAAGGCCTTTCATATGTCTCCCGCTGAAAGCAATCAGCGGTCAGCTATCAGCCCGAGGGAGGAATAGGCTCCTCATCCCGCTTCGCTGAAAACCGACCGCTGAGCGCTGAGAATTGCGAGCTCTTGTCAGCCTTGCTTCAGGCTGTCCAGTCCCTTCGTGAACCGATTTGCATGAGACCGTTCCGCTTTGGCCAAGGTCTCGAACCATTCTGCCAATTCAGCAAAACCCTCGTCCCGAGCCGTCTTTGCCATACCGGGATACATCTGGGTGTACTCATAGGTTTCGCCCTCAATAGCCGATTTTAAGTTCGCTTCGGTATTCCCGATCGGCACTCCCGTGGCGGGATCACCGACTTCTTTCAAGAAGTCCAGATGGCCGAACGCATGACCGGTCTCGGCTTCCGACGTGTCCCGGAACAACCCTCCAATATCCGGAAAGCCTTCAATATCGGCCCGTCTCGCAAAATACAGATATCGTCGGTTGGCTTGTGATTCACCTGCAAACGCCCCCTTCAGGTTTTCATGACTCTTAGTGCCTTTCAAACTTTTCCCCATTGCGGCCTCCTCCTCGCCTCCAAATCAGAACGTAGACACACCTAGACCCAGCCATCCGGCATATAACATAGGCATCCTCTCTGGATCAACGCCTCTTCAGAAACGCCCTTACTCGATTCATCGGCCTCGCTTCGATCAAGGTCATCTGGTCGCCGCGGGTCCGGGGTCGACGATATCGGGAGGCTCGGGGTACAATTGCCCTAATCGCTCGATCAATGGCTTGGCGGCCGGCGAGCTTTCACGAGTAGGGTCACTGACCGGATGATCCCAGGTCAGAGTGGTGATCCCGGCTCCCGCAAACAATGACCGGATCATCGACACGCAGGCCTCCAAGGTCAGCTCGGTACCCTCACGAAGATCGAGCACCCGTTCCTTCGGACTCGTGGGCGGAGGGTCGGTGCTCATGAGAGCCCAACAGCGATCGAAAACGGCCGCACGTAACTCTGCCGGAATATTCAGCGTATCAAGGTTTGAGGTACAGAGTGCCGAGACAAAGAGCACAAACTGCAAATCCGGCATCCCCGGATTCTGCACATCCAGTGATGGCATGATCGCGTATTATCGATGGGGGGTTGGAGAGAGTCAACGCCAACAGTGGACCTGAGTCTCCTCCTGGCTTCGAAAGAGGAGTGCTTTTGACAATGGTGACGATCACGCTCATGGGGCAATTGCAAACCGCCGATGGGGAGCGGGACCTTGCCTGCGAGGTTCCGTCGCCCATGTCGGTCCGACAAGTGATCCAGCGTCAAGGAGTTCAACTCCGGCACCTGCTTCAACTGATCCGCGAGAAAAAGGTGCTGGTGACGATCAACAAGAAGATCGCCAGTCAGGATTCGCTAGTCCAAGATGGTGACGCGATCCGGCTCGTCGGCCATGACGGGATGGGCGGCAGCGGGCTCGGTCCGTCACTGTCGTAACGAGGGGGAAGACACACGAAGGGCCGGCTCCCTTTCGATGAGAGCCGGCCCTTCGTACTTCATTCGGCAAAGACGAAGCCGGAAGAGGGTGTGAGGCCGTACATCAGCCCCCGGACGGGATCCCGCTTACTTTCTGCCGAGGATCGCGTCCTTCGCCGCCTTTGACACGCGGAACTTGACCACCCGCTTGGCTGGAATCTTGATCGGTTCGCCGGTCTGTGGATTCCGCCCCATGCGAGCCTTCCGATTAGCCAACACGAGCTTGCCGATCCCCGGGACCACGAAGACATTCTTCGCCTCCCGATACGCCAAGGCAGCGAAGTCGTCCAACGCCTGGACCGCTGCTTTCTTGGTCAGCCCAGTCTTCTGGGCCATGTGTTCGGCAATTTGTGACTTGGTCATTGATTTAGCCATGCGAGAACCTCCTTACAGAATTAGTAAAAAAGTGAAATGCAGTGGATCGCCCTTTTGACGTTGCTCTGACTCGTTGATGATTCGTAATCAGGCTGTCGTATCTGCTCACGCGGCGAAAACCTGCGGGAGTCTAGCCAAGCGCTCCCACGCTGTCAACCGGAAAAACAGGCATCTGACGTAGGAAATTGCCTGCATCACGCCCTTGCAGTTTCGAGACCAGGCAGCGTAGAGTAGTCTCATCGTGACCTGATGGAACACCGCGACGGACGGTAAAAATCGACGCTAGCATGGCGAAAGAATTACCCATTCTTCCATCGACAGCCCAACCGGCTGACCCCGCGCAGGCGGATCAATCGACCTATTCTCGCGTGTTTTGCCAGAAAGAGAATTCTCCTCCGCTGCGGCTCTTATTGGAATTTCTCAAGTCACGCGGGCAGACCCCCATTACCCCTGAGAAGTTAGACGAGAGCGCGTTGGACGATTGGGCCTGGCTGCAAATCCCGCTGGGGTATAGTCGAGGACGGAAGCCGATCAACCTGTTCTGTGTACGGGACCGCGGCTCGTTCAAAGACCTGTTCGAACAGGAACAGGGCTATTTCAAGGAAACGCTGTCCATCTTCGACGACGTCGAAGCCGATCTGATGCTTGACTATGTAACCAGGGCCCGTTTCATCATCACGACACAGATGAACAAGACGGATATCACGGACGAGGGCTACGACTTCAACGGCTGGATTCTGCAGTTCTATCAGGAACAGTGTAACGGCGTCGTTCAAGTCGATGGCCAGGGATTCTATTCACCAGGTGGCCAGCTTGTGGTCGATCTGTCCACACCCACCGACTAGCACGGCACAGCCGTGAGCCCGCTCTCCAATTTACCGCGTCAGCCGTCACTATTTCGGCAGACAGATCA
This DNA window, taken from Nitrospiraceae bacterium, encodes the following:
- a CDS encoding di-heme oxidoredictase family protein, with protein sequence MTPCMNTTRYAPMLPVLALFIVITGVFSEDVQSQIGRFTASDPGVRSGSAGAGGMIQGLTPLEQQLFSADRQTFQETDSVQGTIPSTDPGLGPRFNLDSCSGCHAQPDVGGTSPFLNPQVAVAKKESANNTIPPFITKDGPIREARFKYNPDGTPDGGVHDLFTISGRNDAPGCFLAQPDFLGAAAHQNLVFRIPTPTFGAGLIEAIDDDTILANMQTNAATKQSFGIRGRPNTSGRPNTSGNDGTITRFGWKAQNKSLELFAAEAYNVEQGVTNEIFPQERDETPNCQFNQTPEDSTNFDAASPIDVPSDIVKFAGFMRFLAPPTPVPDTPSIVHGRKVFSDVGCALCHTPTLHTSKQAVVGALRDKDANLYSDLMLHNMGPGLADDVNQGNARGDEFRTAPLWGLGKRIFFLHDGRTRDLLQAIQAHASGASNQYGPSEANLVIAQFNRLSEIDKQNVLNFLRGL
- a CDS encoding MoaD/ThiS family protein, producing MVTITLMGQLQTADGERDLACEVPSPMSVRQVIQRQGVQLRHLLQLIREKKVLVTINKKIASQDSLVQDGDAIRLVGHDGMGGSGLGPSLS
- a CDS encoding DUF3501 family protein, with translation MKMLTQEDLIPNLDYERQREEFRSRIIELKKRRRISVGPLITLVFENRDTLQFQIQEMIRVERIIDPVKVRDELDVYNALLPMLGELSATLLIEIVDQESVKRWLDLFMGLDHGQKVAIRAGQESVYGEFERGHSHETKISAVHFVRFRPSAALIATLGRREVPVTLSIDHATYHEATVVPWEMRQEWLIDLEGK
- a CDS encoding heterodisulfide reductase-related iron-sulfur binding cluster, with the protein product MKGLTLIHPIDPARLEKETLRIYEICDSCRRCFNLCPSFTTLLDGIDRYEGHVAKLAPAELHRIVDECYYCKLCYNHCPYTPPHQYALDFPRLMIAWKKHLAGTRGVRWRDRLLIKTDLMGTAASVLAPVVNWTLELKIIRWLVQFLVGVHRDRHVLSFSSETFARWWDRRNGAAVPASAARKVALFASCLVNYQATDVGKATVQVLEKNGVHVVVPEQRCCGMPFFDIGDTAAIQRAAVANAASFLPWVDQGYDIVVPVPSCSLMWKREYPEIVGGAAVRKMAERTFDICEYLMRLKREGALATDFQKPPGRVAYQVPCHLRDQNIGFKSKELMETAGAQVDVIEKCSGHDGSWSAKREFFPLSMTIAKKAVRAIEQAPATLVASDCPLAGVQLDQAGAMVHTGGRVTQHPIQIVRDAYGLSS
- a CDS encoding rubrerythrin family protein produces the protein MGKSLKGTKSHENLKGAFAGESQANRRYLYFARRADIEGFPDIGGLFRDTSEAETGHAFGHLDFLKEVGDPATGVPIGNTEANLKSAIEGETYEYTQMYPGMAKTARDEGFAELAEWFETLAKAERSHANRFTKGLDSLKQG
- a CDS encoding 6-carboxytetrahydropterin synthase; the encoded protein is MPPVLLTKRIEFAAAHRYIKPEWDEAKNRAAFGPCYNPPAHGHNYMLEVTVAGEVDQHTGMVINLFDLKRVLLSIIEEFDHKNLNLDMPYFKDQIPTSENLARVLWAKLEMQTDIGRLHAVRLYEDEDLYAEVTAAGGLEVASITRRSSFTSVHKGNQGHTWDCFVTVLGRIDPITGMVTDIGLLDRLIREKIGEAFEGQDLRRVLGAQEITGESLAKAVWDRLTNSIPGGQLEKVRLVQTRDLTFEYSE
- a CDS encoding HU family DNA-binding protein encodes the protein MAKSMTKSQIAEHMAQKTGLTKKAAVQALDDFAALAYREAKNVFVVPGIGKLVLANRKARMGRNPQTGEPIKIPAKRVVKFRVSKAAKDAILGRK